In Cumulibacter soli, one genomic interval encodes:
- a CDS encoding serine/threonine protein kinase, protein MQQDNTGHPAFAVNRVADFDVVRALGSGGSFVLAKTPRRLAVHGEHAVLKVIPADAGADANSTFETITTALRAIAEIRSDFLVQLWEVGRNDGVVYCAMEHLPGGSLAAPATQLNFADVLRAISCAARGAHDLHEAGIAHRNIHPGAVVLHPHGAKLADPGLSGYLSPGMTLTGRLGQPHLAYLDPDVLRGKAPSRSSDLFSLGATLHYAASGRTLYPNLDESQPTAALSTILDNQPTVATGLPEPIERIVRQCIERTSDERPKTAGDLADRLDALWKR, encoded by the coding sequence ATGCAACAGGACAACACCGGACATCCCGCGTTTGCGGTGAATCGGGTCGCCGATTTCGACGTCGTGCGAGCGCTCGGCAGCGGCGGGTCGTTCGTGCTGGCCAAGACACCACGACGGTTGGCTGTGCACGGCGAGCACGCTGTCCTGAAGGTTATTCCGGCCGACGCCGGCGCGGATGCCAACAGTACGTTCGAGACGATCACAACAGCATTGCGCGCGATCGCCGAGATTCGCTCGGACTTCCTGGTGCAACTGTGGGAGGTCGGTCGAAACGACGGTGTTGTCTATTGCGCGATGGAGCACCTTCCCGGCGGTAGCCTCGCAGCACCGGCTACTCAACTCAACTTCGCCGACGTGTTACGCGCGATCTCCTGTGCGGCCCGCGGAGCGCATGACCTGCACGAGGCCGGAATCGCTCATCGCAACATCCATCCCGGCGCGGTGGTCTTGCACCCGCACGGAGCGAAACTCGCCGACCCAGGGTTGTCAGGTTACCTCAGCCCCGGAATGACCCTCACGGGACGCTTGGGCCAGCCCCACCTGGCCTACTTGGACCCAGACGTACTGCGGGGCAAGGCCCCGAGCCGCTCCAGCGATTTGTTCTCCCTCGGCGCGACGTTGCATTACGCAGCGTCGGGCCGAACGCTGTATCCCAATCTGGATGAGAGCCAACCGACCGCCGCGTTGAGCACCATCCTGGACAATCAACCCACCGTCGCTACCGGACTTCCCGAGCCGATCGAACGTATCGTGCGCCAGTGCATCGAGCGGACTTCCGATGAGCGACCCAAGACCGCCGGTGATCTGGCCGACCGGCTCGATGCACTGTGGAAGCGATGA
- a CDS encoding enoyl-CoA hydratase/isomerase family protein: MGEFVRLEIADGIGTIRLDRPKMNALSRQVQEEIRECAIEASRNDDVKAVIVYGGEKVFAAGADIKEMEQMSYQEMSVQAHELQACFAAVAQIPKPTVAAVTGYALGGGMELAMCCDIRILAEDAKVGQPEILLGIIPGGGGTQRLARLVGPAKAKDIIYTGRFVDADEAMRVGLADKVVPAADVYTAAQQWAGQFSGGASLALRAIKAAVDDGLNGDLATGLKLESNLFAALFATEDRAIGMKSFVENGPGKAQFTGN; this comes from the coding sequence ATGGGTGAGTTCGTCAGGCTCGAGATCGCTGACGGTATCGGCACCATCCGACTGGATCGGCCGAAGATGAACGCGTTGAGCCGCCAGGTTCAGGAAGAGATCCGCGAGTGCGCGATCGAAGCCTCGCGCAACGACGACGTCAAGGCCGTCATCGTGTACGGCGGGGAGAAGGTGTTCGCAGCTGGCGCGGACATCAAGGAAATGGAACAGATGAGCTACCAGGAGATGTCCGTGCAGGCGCACGAGCTCCAGGCCTGTTTCGCTGCCGTAGCGCAGATTCCGAAGCCGACGGTTGCCGCCGTGACCGGGTACGCCCTCGGTGGCGGAATGGAACTCGCGATGTGCTGTGACATCCGGATCCTCGCTGAGGACGCCAAGGTCGGCCAGCCGGAAATTCTGCTCGGCATCATCCCCGGTGGCGGCGGCACACAGCGGCTCGCTCGCCTGGTCGGTCCGGCGAAAGCCAAGGACATCATCTACACCGGTCGCTTCGTCGATGCCGACGAGGCGATGCGTGTTGGTCTGGCCGACAAGGTTGTACCTGCGGCCGATGTCTACACCGCCGCGCAGCAGTGGGCCGGTCAGTTCTCCGGGGGCGCTTCGCTGGCGCTCCGCGCGATCAAGGCGGCCGTCGATGATGGCTTGAATGGCGACCTGGCCACGGGGTTGAAACTGGAGAGCAACCTGTTCGCCGCGCTCTTCGCGACCGAGGATCGGGCGATCGGGATGAAGTCGTTCGTGGAGAACGGTCCGGGTAAGGCGCAGTTCACAGGCAACTAG
- a CDS encoding DsbA family oxidoreductase: MTSTVDSQNQSELDSESHGGCGCGAGGCGGVCSPAPAPVDLSTAAPVDVHVYADVVCPWCYIGKRRLDAAAQAFADAGGQVRIRYMPFQLDPQASTEACELMPAMAQKFGGEQQAAESMAHIAQIAATDDLEFDFDGALSVNTLAAHRVLALAGERDLAVQSDLMERLMAAHFTCGENIGADDVLQKLCDEAGLEVKVEEYLSSDAGIDVVLEQQDAARGAGITSVPTYVFASRWGISGAQDVSTLLMVLQQVAAQADEQPGGGGGGCCGGGCCG; this comes from the coding sequence GTGACTAGCACCGTTGACTCCCAGAACCAGTCCGAGCTCGACTCGGAATCCCACGGCGGATGTGGCTGCGGCGCCGGAGGCTGCGGCGGGGTGTGCTCCCCCGCACCCGCGCCTGTTGATCTATCGACGGCCGCACCGGTCGACGTACATGTCTACGCCGACGTGGTGTGCCCGTGGTGCTACATCGGTAAACGTCGCCTCGACGCTGCCGCGCAGGCCTTCGCCGATGCTGGCGGCCAGGTACGCATCCGCTATATGCCGTTCCAACTCGATCCCCAGGCATCGACTGAAGCATGTGAGCTCATGCCGGCGATGGCGCAGAAGTTCGGCGGCGAGCAGCAGGCGGCCGAGTCAATGGCGCATATCGCTCAGATCGCGGCGACCGACGACCTGGAGTTCGATTTTGACGGTGCGTTGAGCGTGAACACTCTCGCGGCCCACCGGGTGCTCGCCCTCGCCGGTGAGCGGGACCTCGCCGTGCAATCGGATCTGATGGAGCGGTTAATGGCTGCTCATTTCACCTGCGGCGAAAACATCGGCGCGGACGACGTCCTGCAGAAACTGTGCGACGAGGCTGGTCTTGAGGTCAAGGTCGAGGAGTACCTCTCCTCCGACGCCGGCATCGACGTCGTCCTCGAGCAGCAGGACGCCGCACGCGGCGCTGGGATCACCTCGGTCCCGACGTACGTCTTCGCCTCCCGTTGGGGCATCTCCGGAGCGCAGGACGTCTCGACGTTGCTGATGGTGCTCCAGCAGGTCGCCGCCCAAGCGGACGAGCAGCCCGGCGGCGGTGGCGGTGGGTGCTGCGGCGGCGGGTGCTGCGGCTAG
- a CDS encoding neutral zinc metallopeptidase, producing MSTRRPGRLFGLLALLMAVFVATGCTHTVSGFANPATGGVKSDAPPSDMEIVNGDGSDIDQLVANSLDDVMAYWDDTFESAFGTSLEPLSGGVHAYDVNGTMAIPCFSDQDRQQAANNAFYCPSDDAIGYDRAFLQQLADQYGDFIVPLVMAHEFGHAIQNRVGQPSNQGIAIEGQADCYAGVFTEQTVQGTPHFHATSSDLDTVLGGYLLLRDEPGASASDPNAHGSAFDRVGAFQEGFNEGPQHCLNSFGPDREYAAIPYTSQEDYANSGNMAYDQMLTDIPVEMNTFADAVADNWSDVPTETFQGSPQSCGGQSVEQVFYCTDDKTVQAGEELVKQAYDKFGDFAAMTAIALGYGEAIQDVSGVEEDSPEGFAARLCLVGAYAGAAFETTVAQVQSPFGTLQLSAGDLDEAVMLLIAIGQDDTIINTYGMDSFDRIDTFRQAVLDARNDPEGTAAACLAA from the coding sequence GTGAGCACACGCCGTCCAGGCCGTCTATTCGGCCTCCTCGCACTCTTGATGGCGGTGTTCGTAGCCACGGGGTGCACCCACACCGTCAGCGGTTTCGCAAACCCGGCCACGGGCGGGGTCAAGTCGGACGCTCCGCCGTCCGATATGGAGATTGTTAATGGTGATGGCAGCGATATCGACCAACTCGTCGCGAACTCGCTCGACGACGTCATGGCGTATTGGGATGACACCTTCGAGAGTGCGTTCGGTACCTCGCTAGAGCCGCTCAGCGGTGGCGTGCACGCCTACGACGTGAACGGCACGATGGCCATCCCCTGCTTTAGCGATCAGGATCGCCAGCAGGCGGCGAACAACGCTTTCTATTGCCCGTCGGACGACGCAATCGGCTATGACCGAGCATTCCTGCAGCAACTCGCCGATCAGTACGGCGATTTCATCGTGCCGTTGGTGATGGCTCACGAGTTCGGCCACGCAATCCAGAACCGGGTCGGACAGCCCAGCAACCAAGGCATCGCCATTGAAGGGCAGGCCGACTGCTACGCCGGCGTATTCACCGAGCAGACGGTGCAAGGTACCCCGCACTTCCATGCGACCAGTTCGGACCTCGACACCGTGCTCGGTGGCTACCTGCTACTGCGCGATGAGCCCGGGGCCTCAGCGAGTGATCCGAACGCGCATGGTTCTGCGTTCGACCGCGTGGGTGCATTCCAGGAGGGGTTCAATGAGGGCCCGCAACATTGCCTCAACTCGTTCGGCCCGGATCGCGAGTACGCGGCAATTCCGTATACCTCCCAGGAGGATTACGCCAACTCCGGCAACATGGCGTATGACCAGATGCTGACCGATATCCCCGTGGAGATGAATACGTTCGCGGACGCGGTCGCCGATAACTGGAGCGATGTACCCACCGAGACTTTCCAGGGCTCGCCGCAATCCTGCGGCGGACAGAGTGTCGAACAGGTCTTTTATTGCACCGACGATAAAACCGTTCAAGCCGGTGAAGAACTCGTCAAACAGGCTTATGACAAATTTGGCGACTTTGCCGCAATGACGGCTATTGCACTCGGATACGGCGAGGCAATACAGGACGTCTCAGGCGTCGAAGAAGACAGCCCCGAAGGATTCGCCGCACGTCTATGCCTCGTTGGCGCTTACGCCGGTGCGGCATTCGAGACCACGGTGGCACAGGTTCAGTCACCGTTCGGCACGCTGCAACTCTCCGCCGGCGACCTCGACGAGGCGGTCATGTTGCTGATCGCGATCGGCCAGGATGACACGATCATCAACACGTACGGAATGGACTCGTTCGATCGGATCGATACCTTCCGTCAGGCCGTCCTCGACGCCCGGAACGACCCGGAAGGTACCGCTGCGGCGTGTCTGGCTGCCTAG
- the glgB gene encoding 1,4-alpha-glucan branching protein GlgB gives MTDATPAPAIDANDVARLVSGTHHDPHSILGIHRLDDAHVVIRAYRPQASAVSVLIGDQRVPMTLLADPGIFGAVIAGTVADYRLEASYPDATHITDDAYRWLPTLGELDCHLIGEGRHERLWEVLGAHVRQLDGTRGVSFAVWAPNARGVTVTGDFDSWGAQQYPMRSIGASGVWEIFIPGVSAEVYYKFQITGADGVVRQKADPLAFGTDVPPAWASRVVESAHTWGDAHWMRERAQIAWHKAPMSVYELHAGSWKPGLSYRALADELVDYLAGTGFTHVELMPIAEHPFGGSWGYQVTSYYAPTARLGSPDDLRYLIDRLHQAGYGVIVDWVPAHFPKDAWALGRFDGTPLYEHADPNRGEHPDWGTYVFNFGRREVRNFLVANALYWAEEFHIDGLRVDAVASMLYLDYSREDGQWTPNEHGGREDLDAVAFLREFNTVLYAKAPGIVTIAEESTAWPGVTRRVDEGGLGFGFKWNMGWMNDSLRFVEKDPVHRSHHHGELTFSMVYAYSENYVLPISHDEVVHGKGSLLAKMPGDDWQQRAGVRGYLAYMWSHPGKKLLFMGCEIAQPTEWSEQSGVRWDLLADPGHAGVQRLVSDLNARYRRTPALYELDTDPSGFRWLEANDAHRNVLAFLRYAKDGTALACVINFAGTPHHDYRIGLPCSGTWREVLNTDAPEYGGSGVGNLGSVHAEDVPWHGQSASAVITVPPLGAVWFALAATTA, from the coding sequence ATGACCGACGCCACGCCCGCACCGGCGATCGACGCGAACGATGTCGCGCGCCTGGTGAGCGGTACACATCATGACCCGCACTCCATTCTGGGTATCCATCGCCTCGATGACGCCCACGTGGTGATTCGTGCGTACCGGCCGCAGGCGAGCGCCGTGTCGGTGCTGATCGGCGATCAACGCGTGCCAATGACGTTGCTGGCCGATCCCGGAATCTTCGGCGCGGTCATCGCTGGCACCGTCGCCGACTACCGCCTCGAAGCGTCTTATCCGGACGCCACCCACATCACAGACGATGCCTATCGTTGGCTGCCGACTCTGGGTGAACTGGACTGCCACCTCATCGGTGAGGGCCGCCATGAGCGCCTCTGGGAGGTCCTCGGCGCGCACGTACGTCAGCTCGACGGCACCCGGGGCGTGTCGTTCGCCGTGTGGGCACCGAACGCTCGTGGCGTGACGGTCACCGGCGACTTCGATTCGTGGGGTGCTCAGCAGTACCCCATGCGGTCGATCGGCGCGAGTGGGGTCTGGGAAATTTTCATCCCGGGAGTCTCGGCCGAGGTGTACTACAAGTTTCAGATCACCGGCGCCGACGGTGTCGTACGTCAAAAGGCCGACCCGCTCGCGTTCGGCACCGACGTCCCGCCGGCATGGGCCTCGCGCGTGGTCGAATCCGCGCACACGTGGGGTGATGCGCACTGGATGCGGGAGCGTGCGCAGATCGCCTGGCATAAGGCGCCGATGAGCGTCTATGAGTTGCACGCGGGATCGTGGAAACCTGGCCTGAGTTATCGGGCCCTCGCCGACGAACTCGTCGACTATCTGGCCGGCACCGGCTTTACCCACGTCGAGTTGATGCCGATCGCCGAGCACCCGTTCGGCGGCAGTTGGGGTTACCAGGTGACGTCGTACTACGCACCGACCGCGCGTTTGGGCTCCCCCGACGACCTGCGTTATCTGATCGACCGGCTGCACCAAGCCGGGTACGGCGTCATCGTCGACTGGGTGCCGGCCCACTTCCCCAAAGACGCGTGGGCACTGGGCCGCTTCGACGGCACACCGCTGTACGAACACGCCGATCCGAACCGAGGTGAGCATCCGGACTGGGGCACCTACGTGTTCAACTTCGGCCGCCGCGAAGTACGCAACTTCCTGGTCGCAAACGCTCTCTACTGGGCCGAGGAGTTCCACATCGACGGTCTGCGGGTCGACGCGGTGGCATCGATGCTGTACCTAGACTATTCCCGCGAAGACGGCCAATGGACGCCGAACGAGCATGGCGGCCGCGAAGACCTCGACGCCGTCGCCTTCCTGCGCGAATTCAATACCGTCCTCTATGCCAAAGCCCCCGGAATCGTCACGATCGCCGAGGAGTCGACCGCCTGGCCGGGCGTAACCCGTCGCGTCGACGAAGGCGGGCTCGGATTCGGGTTCAAATGGAACATGGGTTGGATGAATGACTCGCTGCGGTTCGTCGAGAAGGATCCGGTTCATCGCTCCCACCACCACGGCGAACTGACTTTCTCCATGGTGTACGCCTACAGCGAGAACTACGTACTGCCGATCAGCCACGACGAGGTCGTACACGGCAAAGGTTCACTGCTGGCGAAGATGCCGGGCGATGACTGGCAACAGCGCGCAGGCGTGCGCGGTTACCTCGCATATATGTGGAGCCATCCGGGGAAGAAGTTGCTGTTCATGGGGTGTGAGATCGCGCAGCCCACGGAGTGGTCGGAGCAAAGCGGCGTTCGCTGGGACCTGCTGGCCGACCCAGGGCACGCGGGTGTGCAGCGTCTCGTATCGGACTTGAACGCGCGGTATCGCCGTACGCCGGCACTGTACGAACTCGACACCGACCCGTCCGGTTTCCGGTGGCTGGAGGCCAACGACGCTCACCGCAATGTGCTGGCTTTTCTGCGGTACGCCAAGGACGGCACTGCGCTGGCCTGTGTGATCAATTTCGCCGGCACACCGCACCACGACTACCGGATCGGACTGCCCTGCTCCGGAACATGGCGCGAGGTCCTCAATACCGATGCCCCCGAGTACGGCGGGAGCGGCGTGGGCAACCTCGGTTCGGTGCACGCCGAGGATGTGCCGTGGCACGGTCAGTCCGCATCGGCGGTAATCACCGTGCCGCCTCTAGGCGCCGTCTGGTTCGCGTTGGCGGCTACCACCGCATAA
- a CDS encoding ABC transporter ATP-binding protein, with protein MEHVFTPSPLDEYESDPDLVIDMRDVSVRRGQTTLLHDLSWQVELDERWVVLGRNGAGKTTTLQLAAAQMHPTSGSVHVLGERVGKVDVFELRPRIGLASAALNARVPPQEQVVDIVQSAGYSVIGRWRERYDSMDTDRALELLEQWGIARLANREYGTLSEGERKRTQICRALMTDPELLLLDEPAAGLDLTGREDLLGRLSEFAADPFAPAMVMVTHHVEEIPRGFTHLLMLREGGVVRQGLLEQEMNEQAIKDTFGLDVFLSQRRGRYFASIG; from the coding sequence ATGGAGCATGTGTTTACGCCAAGTCCGCTGGACGAGTACGAGTCGGATCCCGACCTCGTCATCGACATGCGTGACGTGTCGGTGCGGCGAGGCCAGACCACGTTGCTGCACGACCTCTCCTGGCAGGTAGAGCTCGACGAACGGTGGGTGGTGCTCGGGCGCAATGGCGCCGGCAAGACCACCACGCTGCAATTGGCAGCCGCTCAGATGCACCCGACTTCAGGGTCGGTACACGTGCTTGGCGAGCGCGTGGGCAAGGTCGACGTCTTCGAACTGCGCCCGCGCATCGGCTTAGCCTCAGCGGCGCTGAACGCGAGGGTGCCGCCGCAGGAACAGGTGGTCGATATTGTTCAGTCTGCGGGTTATTCCGTCATCGGTCGGTGGCGCGAACGCTACGACAGCATGGACACTGACCGGGCGCTGGAATTGCTGGAGCAGTGGGGGATAGCGCGTCTCGCCAATCGTGAGTACGGCACTCTCAGTGAGGGCGAGCGTAAACGGACCCAGATCTGTCGCGCGCTGATGACCGATCCGGAATTGTTGCTACTCGACGAGCCCGCCGCCGGTCTGGACCTGACCGGTCGCGAGGATCTACTGGGGCGGCTCAGTGAGTTCGCCGCTGACCCGTTCGCTCCGGCGATGGTCATGGTGACGCATCACGTCGAGGAGATCCCTCGCGGATTCACACATCTGCTCATGCTTCGCGAAGGCGGCGTCGTACGCCAAGGGTTACTGGAGCAGGAGATGAACGAGCAGGCGATCAAGGACACCTTCGGCTTGGACGTTTTTCTCAGCCAGCGCCGTGGGCGCTACTTCGCGTCAATCGGGTAA
- a CDS encoding FHA domain-containing protein, which produces MSDPRPPVIWPTGSMHCGSDEMTLRYEVVPGHGIVARNADSLLWVGAETTSAAWEALGGVLQLEPGTDPGGADLASALGSLQQVLQEHPSTVFAALIVSGDRAQGLLRGPVTVRNQSDVAPATGHGELGITVPFAMSESVYVGIGQPQANPEPVRELLDLDGGAVPGGGAWVHPLPTGRRHASGNTGSYTQVAAAEAESADESAQAVSGEAVSADGPPQAPEPATTVHEPAHHDADVIAAGVEPSAPAGQGESGTHWETADGDAADAERGSGSTPNALGVAAGAAGLAAGAGGLAAAAGAGASAAAGAGAGGAAGASGAAGAGGAVGTGIGLPSTDAPTGGTGEYVHQDGTSDYGAETGANYAVPSTGPHPAQPSPDAQPSAGQPLPEVGAPGSWASPADAASVDGQDAGGAREFVPAPDYQLVDLRDVRPAGPAQPLPIDEARTAEPPNAQSTPTVGAIVFEDGSTFALDRDYVVGRRPEKDPRVQSGQAAALTVIDPDTVLSSAHALLAIRGAQVVLTDLGSLNGTHIAPPGAQDWTRLEQYQEVLITPGTRLLFGWTVATYSGNA; this is translated from the coding sequence ATGAGCGACCCAAGACCGCCGGTGATCTGGCCGACCGGCTCGATGCACTGTGGAAGCGATGAGATGACCCTGCGTTACGAAGTTGTTCCTGGCCACGGCATCGTTGCCCGCAATGCCGACAGCCTGCTGTGGGTCGGTGCCGAAACGACCTCCGCCGCCTGGGAGGCACTGGGGGGCGTGTTGCAACTGGAGCCGGGTACCGACCCGGGCGGCGCAGATCTCGCCAGCGCGCTCGGCTCGCTTCAGCAGGTGCTTCAGGAGCACCCCAGCACCGTCTTCGCCGCGTTGATCGTCTCGGGTGATCGCGCGCAAGGTCTGCTGCGTGGACCGGTCACCGTACGCAATCAGTCCGATGTCGCTCCTGCGACCGGGCACGGTGAACTCGGAATCACGGTGCCGTTCGCGATGTCCGAATCGGTGTACGTCGGCATCGGGCAGCCTCAGGCGAACCCGGAGCCGGTCCGTGAACTCCTCGACCTCGACGGCGGTGCCGTGCCCGGTGGTGGCGCTTGGGTCCACCCGCTGCCGACCGGACGGCGCCACGCTAGCGGCAACACCGGAAGTTACACGCAGGTGGCTGCGGCAGAGGCGGAATCGGCCGACGAATCGGCACAGGCGGTGTCGGGCGAGGCGGTATCGGCGGACGGTCCGCCCCAGGCGCCCGAGCCTGCCACAACTGTCCACGAGCCCGCTCATCACGACGCTGATGTGATCGCAGCCGGCGTCGAGCCAAGCGCGCCGGCCGGGCAAGGTGAGTCCGGAACGCACTGGGAAACGGCGGACGGCGACGCGGCCGACGCGGAGCGTGGCTCCGGATCGACTCCAAACGCACTGGGCGTCGCCGCGGGTGCCGCCGGCCTCGCGGCGGGGGCCGGTGGACTAGCCGCGGCCGCCGGTGCGGGCGCGAGCGCTGCTGCTGGTGCCGGCGCGGGCGGTGCTGCCGGCGCGAGCGGTGCTGCCGGCGCGGGCGGCGCAGTGGGGACCGGCATTGGCCTCCCCAGCACCGATGCGCCCACTGGCGGCACCGGTGAGTACGTGCACCAGGACGGGACGTCCGATTACGGCGCCGAGACCGGAGCGAATTACGCCGTACCTTCGACCGGTCCGCACCCGGCTCAGCCGTCGCCGGATGCGCAGCCCAGCGCCGGGCAGCCGCTACCTGAGGTTGGTGCACCAGGGTCCTGGGCTAGCCCGGCCGACGCCGCGTCGGTAGACGGGCAGGACGCCGGTGGGGCGCGGGAGTTTGTGCCGGCGCCCGATTACCAACTCGTCGATCTACGCGATGTCCGCCCGGCAGGACCGGCGCAGCCACTGCCCATCGACGAGGCGAGGACCGCGGAGCCGCCGAATGCACAATCGACACCAACCGTCGGTGCGATTGTCTTCGAGGACGGGTCTACGTTCGCGCTCGATCGCGATTACGTGGTTGGTCGTCGTCCCGAGAAGGATCCGCGGGTGCAGTCGGGGCAAGCAGCCGCGCTCACCGTCATCGATCCGGATACCGTGCTGTCCAGCGCACACGCGTTGCTGGCCATCCGCGGTGCGCAGGTGGTCCTGACCGACCTCGGCTCGCTCAACGGCACCCATATCGCACCCCCGGGAGCGCAGGACTGGACCCGGCTCGAGCAGTACCAGGAGGTGCTGATCACCCCCGGCACGCGTCTGCTGTTCGGCTGGACCGTGGCGACCTACTCAGGGAACGCCTGA
- a CDS encoding alpha-1,4-glucan--maltose-1-phosphate maltosyltransferase — protein sequence MDAAARITTAIETDRFAIIDVSPTVDSGRFPLRGIPGQRIEFAATAFREGHDALGATLVLRRGEAEQVTARMRPGAPGTDRWHAAVDLPGEGAWEYYVEAFSDPWATWLHAIEAKRNAGQDASELANDLATGVGLLRRAAEVPSAHADALRAAADQLADTSRAVSDRLRLALSEPVTTAMYDEPVRDFVTASPMYRLWVDRPRASVGAWYEFFPRSTGGTASDGTVVHGTFATAATELVRIAQMGFDVVYLPPIHPIGEVNRKGPNNTLVAGAADHGSPWAVGSRFGGHDAVHPDLGDLQDFDAFVNRATELGLEVALDLALQCAPDHPWVKEHPEWFTTLADGTIAYAENPPKKYQDIYPLNFDNAPESLYTEILRIVTFWVERGVRIFRVDNPHTKPVGFWGWLIWEIKRNYPDVLFLAEAFTRPAMMKGLGMRGFSQSYTYFTWRTSKGELEEFGKDLVCSAGYLKPNLFVNTPDILHASLQTGGPAMFKIRAVLAAMMSGSWGMYSGYELYEHTPAVDGSEEYANSEKYEPRPRDWQRALEDGASLEPFVQRLNAIRRAHPAVLSSIANLTFHHSDNEQVIVFSRREPRSGDVVLVCCALDSAATVQTTVRLNLPALGLDWHDRFTVIDELTGERYDWGEANFVELSSEREPAHILRLAP from the coding sequence ATGGACGCTGCCGCGCGCATCACCACGGCCATCGAAACCGACAGGTTCGCCATCATTGATGTCTCCCCTACCGTCGACAGCGGACGATTTCCGTTACGGGGTATCCCGGGCCAGCGCATAGAGTTCGCCGCGACTGCGTTTCGGGAAGGCCACGACGCGTTGGGCGCGACGCTGGTGCTGCGCCGCGGCGAGGCGGAGCAGGTGACGGCGCGCATGCGCCCGGGAGCGCCTGGTACCGATCGGTGGCATGCGGCCGTAGATCTCCCCGGTGAGGGTGCCTGGGAATACTACGTCGAGGCATTCAGCGATCCGTGGGCGACTTGGCTACACGCCATCGAAGCCAAGCGGAACGCCGGGCAGGACGCGAGCGAACTCGCCAACGACCTGGCAACCGGGGTCGGCCTGTTGCGCCGAGCGGCAGAAGTACCCAGCGCTCACGCCGACGCCTTACGCGCCGCGGCCGACCAACTCGCGGACACGAGTCGCGCCGTCAGCGATCGGCTCCGCCTCGCGCTCAGTGAACCGGTGACCACCGCGATGTACGACGAGCCCGTGCGCGACTTCGTCACCGCCTCGCCGATGTATCGGCTATGGGTGGACCGCCCGCGCGCTTCCGTCGGTGCGTGGTACGAATTCTTCCCCCGCTCCACCGGTGGCACCGCCAGCGACGGCACCGTCGTACACGGCACGTTCGCGACTGCGGCCACCGAACTGGTTCGGATCGCGCAGATGGGCTTCGACGTGGTGTACCTGCCGCCGATCCACCCGATTGGCGAGGTCAACCGGAAGGGTCCGAACAACACCCTCGTTGCGGGCGCCGCTGATCACGGCTCGCCGTGGGCAGTCGGTTCACGATTCGGCGGACACGACGCCGTACACCCGGATCTGGGCGACCTGCAAGACTTCGACGCGTTCGTCAACCGCGCTACCGAACTAGGGCTGGAGGTCGCCCTCGACCTGGCACTGCAATGTGCACCTGACCACCCATGGGTAAAAGAGCACCCCGAGTGGTTCACCACACTCGCGGACGGCACGATCGCGTACGCCGAGAACCCCCCGAAGAAGTACCAGGACATATATCCACTGAACTTCGACAACGCGCCCGAGTCGCTGTATACCGAGATTCTGCGAATCGTCACGTTTTGGGTCGAGCGGGGTGTACGCATTTTCCGCGTGGACAACCCGCATACCAAACCAGTCGGTTTCTGGGGGTGGCTGATTTGGGAGATCAAACGTAACTATCCGGACGTCCTGTTCCTCGCCGAGGCATTCACCCGCCCAGCGATGATGAAGGGCTTGGGGATGCGGGGGTTTTCGCAGTCCTATACGTACTTCACCTGGCGGACGAGCAAGGGCGAACTCGAGGAGTTCGGCAAGGACCTGGTCTGCTCAGCGGGTTATCTGAAGCCGAACCTGTTCGTTAATACGCCGGACATCCTGCATGCGTCGCTACAGACGGGTGGACCGGCGATGTTCAAGATCCGCGCGGTCCTCGCGGCGATGATGTCGGGATCATGGGGAATGTACAGCGGATACGAACTGTACGAGCACACCCCCGCGGTCGATGGCAGCGAGGAGTACGCGAATAGCGAGAAGTACGAGCCCCGCCCCCGAGACTGGCAGCGAGCGCTCGAGGACGGCGCGAGCCTCGAACCTTTCGTGCAGCGGCTCAACGCGATCCGCCGCGCGCACCCGGCCGTCCTCAGCAGCATCGCCAACCTCACCTTTCACCACAGCGACAACGAACAGGTCATCGTCTTCTCGCGGCGTGAGCCGCGCTCCGGTGACGTCGTGCTCGTGTGCTGCGCACTGGATTCAGCCGCAACCGTGCAGACCACCGTGCGCCTGAACCTGCCCGCTCTCGGCCTCGACTGGCATGACCGGTTCACGGTCATCGACGAGCTCACCGGCGAGCGGTACGACTGGGGAGAAGCGAACTTCGTCGAGTTGTCCAGCGAGCGCGAACCGGCACACATCCTGCGGCTCGCTCCGTGA